A genome region from Streptomyces sp. NBC_01296 includes the following:
- the dhaK gene encoding dihydroxyacetone kinase subunit DhaK — MRMLINSPETVVADALRGMAAAHPELDVDVERRVVVRRNARGGGRVGVVSGGGSGHEPLHAGFVGYGMLSAACPGEVFTSPVPDQMLRAAAAVDSGQGVLFVVKNYTGDVLNFEMAAELAEEDGLRVERVLVNDDVAVTDSLYTAGRRGTGATLFVEKIAGAAAEEGAPLERVAELARRVNASSRSFGVALSACTTPAKGSPTFDLPDGELELGIGIHGEPGRERRAMMPAREIAEIAVGAVLEELAEVGPAGGPVLALVNGMGATPLLELYGFHAEVARVLAERGVTVARTLVGNYVTSLDMAGCSVTLCRVDEELLRLWDAPVRTAALRWGR; from the coding sequence ATGCGGATGCTGATCAACAGTCCCGAGACCGTCGTCGCCGATGCACTGCGCGGGATGGCGGCCGCGCATCCCGAGCTGGACGTCGACGTCGAGCGGCGGGTCGTCGTACGTCGGAACGCGCGAGGCGGGGGCAGGGTCGGCGTGGTGTCCGGGGGCGGGTCCGGGCACGAGCCGCTGCACGCCGGGTTCGTGGGGTACGGGATGCTGTCGGCGGCGTGCCCGGGCGAGGTGTTCACCTCCCCGGTGCCCGATCAGATGCTGCGGGCGGCCGCGGCCGTGGACTCCGGGCAGGGGGTGCTGTTCGTCGTCAAGAACTACACCGGTGACGTGCTGAACTTCGAGATGGCCGCCGAACTCGCCGAGGAGGACGGCCTGCGGGTCGAGCGGGTCCTCGTGAACGACGACGTGGCCGTCACCGACAGCCTGTACACGGCGGGGCGGCGCGGCACCGGGGCGACGCTGTTCGTCGAGAAGATCGCCGGTGCCGCCGCCGAGGAGGGCGCCCCGCTGGAGCGGGTCGCCGAGCTCGCCCGCCGGGTGAACGCGTCCTCGCGCAGTTTCGGGGTGGCGCTCAGCGCGTGCACGACCCCGGCGAAGGGCAGTCCGACGTTCGACCTGCCCGACGGGGAGCTGGAGTTGGGCATCGGCATCCACGGCGAGCCGGGCCGCGAGCGGCGGGCCATGATGCCGGCGCGGGAGATCGCGGAGATCGCGGTGGGCGCCGTACTGGAGGAACTGGCGGAGGTGGGCCCGGCGGGCGGGCCGGTGCTGGCGCTGGTCAACGGCATGGGGGCGACGCCGCTGCTGGAGCTGTACGGATTCCACGCGGAAGTGGCCCGGGTGCTGGCGGAGCGCGGGGTGACGGTGGCACGGACACTGGTCGGAAACTACGTCACCTCCCTGGACATGGCGGGGTGTTCGGTGACGCTGTGCCGCGTGGACGAGGAGCTGCTGCGGCTGTGGGACGCGCCGGTGCGGACGGCGGCGCTGCGGTGGGGCCGCTGA
- a CDS encoding glycoside hydrolase family 15 protein — protein MDRYPPIADHGLVGDLQTTALISSQGVVDWFAAPRFDSPSIFAALLDHDGGGYFLLAPEQTEGTWKQLYYPDTAVVVTRFMSPDGVGETVDYMPVHRGLTASDRHTLVRVIRAVRGTVRFSLECRPRFDYARAPHRLELTEGRATFRAPGATAFLQATFPLERDGEDVRASITLSAGEAEAAVFTTGGEGSAAPPPPERDRITEELWEQVDYWQKWVRTSRYHGRWAEMVYRSAITLKLLTYAPSGAPVAAATMGLPEQVGGERNWDYRYTWVRDGSLSVRALLDLGFVEEAARFTHWLGDRLRAHEGPDGEPLQIMYRVDGDPHLTEEILEHFEGYRGSYPVRAGNAAMDQLQLDIYGEALYALSEGHAVAVQGDYHGWKALARTLDWLADSWDRPDEGIWETRGGRQDFTYSRVMCWAAFDRGLKVAAEFSRPADTALWTKARDDILEQVMERGWSDKEHSLVQHYGSHVLDASLLLIPRVGFLAPRSASWLSTLDAMDRVLVSDSLVYRYDPSASPDGLRGSEGTFSLCTFLYVDALARAGRLPQARYTFEKMHTYANHIGLFAEEIGPSGEQLGNFPQAFTHLSLIMAATTLNEALDALRL, from the coding sequence ATGGACCGCTATCCGCCCATCGCCGACCACGGGCTCGTCGGGGACCTGCAGACCACCGCTCTGATCTCGTCCCAGGGAGTGGTCGACTGGTTCGCGGCGCCGCGGTTCGACTCCCCCAGCATCTTCGCCGCGCTGCTCGACCACGACGGGGGCGGATACTTCCTGCTCGCGCCCGAACAGACCGAAGGGACGTGGAAGCAGCTCTACTATCCGGACACCGCGGTCGTGGTGACCCGCTTCATGTCCCCCGACGGGGTCGGCGAGACCGTCGACTACATGCCCGTCCACCGGGGCCTCACGGCGTCCGACCGGCACACCCTGGTGCGTGTGATCCGCGCGGTGCGCGGCACGGTGCGCTTCTCCCTCGAATGCCGCCCCCGCTTCGACTACGCGCGGGCACCCCACCGGCTCGAGCTGACAGAGGGCCGGGCGACCTTCCGGGCGCCCGGGGCGACCGCGTTCCTGCAGGCCACGTTTCCGCTCGAACGGGACGGCGAGGACGTCCGGGCCTCGATCACGCTCAGCGCGGGTGAGGCGGAGGCAGCGGTGTTCACCACCGGCGGGGAGGGCAGCGCGGCGCCGCCGCCGCCGGAGCGCGACAGGATCACCGAGGAGCTGTGGGAACAGGTCGACTACTGGCAGAAGTGGGTGCGCACGTCGCGCTACCACGGCCGCTGGGCGGAGATGGTGTACCGCTCGGCCATCACGCTCAAGCTGCTCACGTACGCCCCCTCCGGCGCGCCGGTCGCCGCCGCCACCATGGGTCTTCCCGAGCAGGTCGGCGGCGAGCGCAACTGGGACTACCGCTACACCTGGGTGCGGGACGGATCCCTGTCGGTACGGGCCCTGCTCGACCTCGGCTTCGTGGAGGAGGCGGCCCGCTTCACCCACTGGCTCGGCGACCGCCTGCGCGCCCACGAGGGTCCGGACGGGGAGCCCCTGCAGATCATGTACCGGGTCGACGGTGACCCTCACCTGACCGAGGAGATCCTCGAGCACTTCGAGGGCTACCGGGGTTCGTACCCCGTGCGGGCCGGGAACGCGGCGATGGACCAGTTGCAGCTCGACATCTACGGCGAGGCGCTGTACGCCCTGTCCGAGGGCCACGCGGTCGCCGTACAGGGCGACTACCACGGCTGGAAGGCCCTCGCCCGGACCCTGGACTGGCTCGCCGACTCCTGGGACCGGCCCGACGAGGGCATCTGGGAGACCCGCGGCGGCCGGCAGGACTTCACCTACAGCCGCGTGATGTGCTGGGCCGCATTCGACCGCGGCCTGAAAGTCGCCGCCGAGTTCAGCCGGCCGGCCGACACCGCCCTGTGGACCAAGGCGCGCGACGACATCCTCGAACAGGTCATGGAACGCGGCTGGAGCGACAAGGAGCACTCCTTGGTCCAGCACTACGGCAGCCACGTCCTGGACGCCTCGCTGCTGCTGATTCCCCGGGTCGGATTCCTCGCGCCGAGGAGCGCGAGCTGGCTGTCCACTCTCGATGCGATGGACCGCGTCCTGGTGTCCGACAGCCTCGTCTACCGCTACGACCCCTCAGCCTCTCCCGACGGACTGCGCGGCTCGGAGGGAACGTTCAGCCTCTGCACGTTCCTCTACGTGGACGCCCTCGCCCGTGCCGGGCGGCTGCCGCAGGCTCGCTACACCTTCGAGAAGATGCACACGTACGCCAACCACATCGGTCTGTTCGCCGAGGAGATCGGCCCCAGCGGCGAGCAACTCGGCAACTTTCCGCAGGCCTTCACCCACCTGTCACTCATCATGGCCGCGACCACGCTGAACGAGGCGCTCGACGCCCTCCGGCTCTGA
- a CDS encoding GMC family oxidoreductase, with the protein MTEAREYDVIIIGTGAGGGTLAHRLAPTGKRILLLERGDYLPRERDNWDSTAVFVKGKYRAPEFWYDKHGDRFPPEVNYYVGGNTKFYGAALFRMRPEDFGEIRHHDGVSPAWPLNYGDLEPYYTQAEHLYLVHGRHGEDLTEGPAGAQYAYAPVQHEPRIQQLSDDLEKQGLHPFHLPIGVNLLQDDQGRAVHGSACIRCDRVDGFPCLVGAKSDAQVICVDPALEHANVELITHADVRRLETDATGRSVTSVVAELGDGSTVRFAAHIVVVACGAVNSAVLLLRSADDRHPQGLANSSDVVGRHYMRHNNLALMAVSKEPNDTKFQKTLALHDWYLGSDDWDYPLGGIQMLGKSDADQIHGEAPRWAGAVTPDMPFEVLAHHAVDFWLCGEDLPAPGNRVTLDADGGIHLALDEKNNIAGLKRLRHKLQGMLGHLGMHEHHLLPHSIYLHKGMPIGATAHQAGTVRFGRDPQSSALDVNCKAHDLDNLYVVDTSFFPSIGAVNPSLTAIANALRVGDHLAERLQ; encoded by the coding sequence ATGACCGAGGCCCGGGAGTACGACGTCATCATCATCGGCACAGGCGCCGGCGGCGGCACGCTCGCCCACCGCCTGGCGCCCACCGGCAAGCGGATCCTGCTTCTGGAGCGCGGCGACTACCTGCCGCGCGAACGGGACAACTGGGACTCGACGGCGGTCTTCGTCAAAGGGAAGTACCGCGCACCGGAGTTCTGGTACGACAAGCACGGAGACCGGTTCCCGCCCGAGGTGAACTACTACGTCGGCGGGAACACCAAGTTCTACGGCGCCGCGCTCTTCCGCATGCGCCCCGAGGACTTCGGCGAAATCCGCCACCACGACGGCGTCTCTCCCGCCTGGCCGCTGAACTACGGCGACCTGGAGCCGTACTACACGCAGGCCGAGCACCTCTACCTCGTCCACGGGCGGCACGGCGAGGACCTCACCGAGGGGCCGGCCGGCGCCCAGTACGCGTACGCGCCCGTGCAACACGAGCCGCGCATCCAGCAGTTGAGCGACGACCTGGAGAAGCAGGGCCTGCACCCCTTCCACCTCCCGATCGGGGTGAACCTCCTCCAGGACGACCAGGGGCGGGCAGTGCACGGGAGCGCCTGCATCCGCTGCGACCGCGTCGACGGCTTCCCCTGCCTGGTCGGCGCGAAGTCGGACGCCCAGGTCATCTGCGTGGACCCGGCCCTGGAACACGCCAACGTCGAGCTGATCACGCATGCCGACGTACGCCGGCTCGAGACGGACGCCACCGGGCGCAGCGTCACCTCGGTCGTCGCGGAACTGGGCGACGGCTCGACCGTTCGGTTCGCCGCCCACATCGTGGTGGTGGCCTGCGGGGCCGTCAACTCCGCGGTCCTGCTGCTGCGTTCGGCCGACGACAGGCACCCCCAGGGCCTGGCCAACAGCTCGGACGTGGTCGGCCGGCACTACATGCGGCACAACAACCTGGCGCTGATGGCGGTGTCCAAGGAGCCGAACGACACCAAGTTCCAGAAGACACTGGCCCTGCACGACTGGTACCTGGGCAGCGACGACTGGGACTACCCTCTCGGCGGCATCCAGATGCTCGGCAAGTCCGACGCCGACCAGATCCACGGCGAGGCACCCCGCTGGGCCGGTGCCGTCACCCCGGACATGCCCTTCGAGGTGCTCGCCCACCACGCGGTCGACTTCTGGCTGTGCGGCGAGGACCTGCCGGCCCCCGGCAACCGCGTCACCCTCGATGCGGACGGCGGGATCCACCTCGCCCTCGACGAGAAGAACAACATCGCCGGGCTGAAGCGGCTGCGGCACAAACTGCAGGGCATGCTCGGCCATCTGGGCATGCACGAGCACCATCTGCTGCCGCACAGCATCTACCTGCACAAGGGCATGCCCATCGGGGCCACGGCGCATCAGGCCGGCACCGTCCGCTTCGGCCGCGACCCGCAGAGCTCCGCCCTCGACGTCAACTGCAAGGCCCACGACCTCGACAACCTCTACGTGGTCGACACGAGCTTCTTCCCGAGCATCGGCGCGGTCAATCCCTCGCTGACGGCCATCGCCAACGCCTTGCGCGTCGGAGACCACCTCGCGGAGCGACTGCAGTGA
- a CDS encoding cyclase family protein: MGTPDGMSGADFRSLYRELSRTAPGGAAPLGALGTLTPAQTLAAVHEVRSGRTVSLAAPVNTSKGPDNAEPAEHRLTAPVAGAPDPGGLQFARDRIAMNIHGDVDSHIDALCHVIYEGTLHGGVPAADVLSPDGAGALSIDLARDGIVGRGVLLDIPRLHGTRWLEPGSHVTAEDLAAAEARQGLRVGRGDILLVRVGHRRRRQELGAWDSAGARAGLHPTALRFLADRQVAVLGSDGNNDTAPSAAQSVAFPVHVLAIHAMGLHLLDYLQFEELAPLCEREGRWSFLCVIAPLRLPAATGSPVNPLAIL, encoded by the coding sequence ATGGGTACGCCCGACGGGATGAGCGGGGCCGACTTCCGGTCGCTCTATCGTGAACTGAGCCGTACGGCACCCGGTGGTGCCGCACCCCTGGGAGCTCTGGGCACCCTCACCCCCGCACAGACGCTGGCAGCCGTCCACGAAGTCCGCTCCGGCCGCACGGTCTCGCTCGCCGCGCCCGTGAACACCAGCAAGGGACCGGACAACGCCGAACCGGCGGAGCACCGGCTCACCGCCCCCGTCGCCGGCGCCCCGGACCCCGGCGGCCTGCAGTTCGCCCGGGACCGCATCGCCATGAACATCCACGGCGACGTCGACAGCCACATCGACGCCCTCTGCCACGTCATCTACGAGGGCACGCTGCACGGCGGCGTTCCTGCCGCGGACGTACTCTCCCCGGACGGAGCCGGGGCCCTGTCCATCGACCTGGCCCGCGACGGCATCGTGGGCCGGGGAGTACTCCTGGACATCCCCCGCCTGCACGGCACCCGCTGGCTCGAACCGGGATCGCACGTGACCGCCGAGGACCTTGCCGCCGCCGAAGCGCGGCAGGGGCTGCGGGTCGGCAGGGGCGACATCCTCCTCGTACGCGTCGGGCACCGGCGGCGGCGCCAGGAGCTCGGCGCCTGGGACTCGGCCGGCGCGCGGGCCGGACTCCACCCGACCGCCCTGCGCTTCCTGGCCGACCGCCAGGTGGCCGTACTCGGCAGTGACGGCAACAACGACACGGCTCCCAGTGCCGCGCAGAGCGTCGCGTTCCCCGTGCACGTACTCGCCATCCATGCCATGGGGCTGCACCTGCTCGACTACCTGCAGTTCGAGGAGCTGGCCCCCCTCTGCGAACGCGAGGGCCGCTGGTCGTTCCTCTGCGTGATCGCACCACTACGACTGCCCGCGGCGACCGGTTCTCCCGTCAATCCCCTCGCGATCCTGTGA
- a CDS encoding DUF389 domain-containing protein: MDMLHVRAVSPPDLTGRVMTLLSAQPCVLNLSLQPDSVRNPDGDAIVCDVLTGVANEVLRGLRDLGLERRGSIVLDPIDTAFSDHAARAGAEVLGSRLRVPVWEQVEARIRAEGRYPPSFYLFMVIAGVIGAVGIITNSQILIVAAMVVGPEYGAVTSVALGIDHRSRSPVREGLAALLVGFALVVAVTFLFGLLVRGFGLQSHAFELGIRPVSNLINTPNFFSAVVAVLAGIVGIVSLTEARTSALLGVFISVTTIPAAADIGVSCAFASWDEALGSLFQLLLNIVVLILVGTGTLKVQRAMWRRVSARRSRRTGP, translated from the coding sequence TTGGACATGCTGCACGTCCGGGCCGTGAGCCCGCCGGACCTCACGGGTCGTGTGATGACCCTGCTGAGCGCCCAGCCGTGCGTGCTCAACCTCTCCCTGCAGCCCGACAGCGTACGGAACCCCGACGGCGACGCCATCGTGTGCGATGTCCTCACCGGAGTCGCCAACGAGGTGCTGCGCGGGCTGCGCGACCTCGGACTCGAACGCCGGGGGTCCATCGTTCTCGACCCGATCGACACGGCCTTCTCCGATCACGCGGCCAGAGCCGGGGCCGAGGTGCTCGGGTCCCGGCTGCGCGTGCCGGTATGGGAGCAGGTCGAGGCCCGGATCCGGGCCGAGGGGCGCTACCCCCCGAGCTTCTACCTCTTCATGGTCATCGCCGGTGTCATCGGTGCGGTCGGCATCATCACCAACTCGCAGATCCTCATCGTCGCGGCCATGGTGGTCGGTCCGGAGTACGGAGCCGTCACCAGCGTCGCCCTGGGCATCGACCACCGTTCCCGCTCGCCCGTCCGGGAAGGCCTTGCGGCGCTGCTCGTGGGCTTTGCGCTGGTCGTGGCCGTCACCTTCCTGTTCGGCCTGCTCGTCCGCGGCTTCGGCCTCCAGTCGCACGCCTTCGAGCTCGGGATCAGGCCGGTGTCGAACCTGATCAACACACCCAATTTCTTCTCCGCCGTGGTGGCCGTGCTCGCCGGGATCGTCGGCATCGTCTCGCTGACCGAAGCCCGCACCAGCGCACTGCTCGGCGTCTTCATCTCGGTGACCACCATTCCGGCGGCAGCCGACATCGGGGTCTCGTGCGCGTTCGCCAGCTGGGACGAGGCCTTGGGATCCCTGTTCCAACTGCTGCTCAACATCGTCGTGCTGATCCTGGTCGGAACCGGGACGCTCAAGGTCCAGCGCGCGATGTGGCGGCGAGTCAGTGCGCGCCGCAGCCGGCGGACCGGACCGTGA
- a CDS encoding cation:proton antiporter: MSQDQVFTGLGLIVVLAVGSQLLASRLRIPALIVLLPAGFTAGALTDDVNPEKLLGAAFSPLVSLAVAVILYDAGLGLDLKRFRAHTRRVVVRLIWFGGLLTAGSAALLADVLLGMSGGASVMLGAILIVSGPTVVGPLLNFVRPTERLQHILIWEGTLIDPVGAILGALVFHGVVAGNSSGLGSKVLEFTTSTAVGLAGGIVGTVVLMLLRRLRPGAVLGTTVQLAAVIGVAAACNVIRDDTGLIAAVLMGLAVANLPGSDTGARNPFFETLVHLVIGLLFISISATVSPQSLRHVVLPALALVAVLVLVTRPLVAAVASLRTDLTRGERGFLGWMAPRGIVAAATASTFSATLADEGVGGASKILPATFVVIVVTVTLYGLTAVPVAKRLGVVRPSRSRPLLVGGDPWVVDLGLALRSAGLEVVMWAGHDAQRDRIRAAGLELAPGELFAAATGSGAELEGLTGVLLLTDESDFNALASMNLQGSVEGPVYRLGPATDTQGVVAPYTGGQVLFDSALTGAELSRRYDQGARLVTRRLHGPVPAGHHLLFLVRADGTLLPVTRTGGPQPRPGDTAVLLGG, encoded by the coding sequence CTGTCGCAAGACCAGGTGTTCACGGGCCTCGGACTGATCGTCGTCCTGGCCGTGGGCTCCCAGCTGCTGGCGAGCCGGCTGCGCATCCCCGCGCTGATCGTCCTGCTGCCGGCCGGGTTCACCGCCGGCGCGCTGACCGATGACGTGAACCCCGAGAAACTGCTCGGAGCCGCCTTCTCCCCGCTGGTCTCGCTGGCCGTCGCCGTGATCCTCTACGACGCCGGGCTCGGCCTGGACCTGAAACGGTTCAGGGCGCACACCCGCCGGGTCGTCGTGCGGCTGATCTGGTTCGGCGGGCTGCTCACCGCAGGGTCGGCGGCGCTGCTCGCCGACGTTCTGCTGGGGATGTCGGGCGGTGCGTCCGTGATGCTCGGGGCCATCCTGATCGTGTCCGGCCCGACCGTCGTCGGACCGCTGCTCAACTTCGTACGTCCCACGGAACGGCTGCAGCACATCCTCATCTGGGAGGGCACGCTCATCGACCCTGTGGGAGCCATCCTGGGGGCCCTCGTCTTCCACGGCGTGGTGGCCGGGAACAGCAGCGGCCTCGGCAGCAAGGTACTGGAGTTCACCACCAGTACCGCGGTGGGCCTGGCCGGCGGCATCGTGGGGACTGTGGTGCTCATGCTGCTGCGCAGGCTGCGGCCGGGGGCGGTGCTGGGCACCACGGTCCAGCTGGCCGCGGTGATCGGGGTGGCGGCGGCCTGCAACGTGATCCGGGACGACACGGGCCTGATCGCCGCCGTTCTGATGGGCCTGGCGGTGGCGAACCTGCCCGGCTCCGACACTGGCGCCCGCAATCCCTTCTTCGAGACCCTGGTGCACCTGGTCATCGGCCTCCTGTTCATCTCCATCTCGGCCACCGTCAGCCCCCAGTCGCTGCGCCACGTGGTGCTGCCGGCGCTCGCTCTCGTCGCGGTCCTCGTCCTGGTGACCCGGCCGCTCGTGGCGGCCGTCGCGTCGCTGCGTACGGATCTGACGCGCGGGGAGCGGGGCTTCCTGGGATGGATGGCGCCGCGCGGCATCGTCGCCGCGGCCACCGCCTCGACGTTCTCGGCCACGCTGGCCGACGAGGGCGTGGGCGGCGCCTCGAAGATCCTCCCCGCCACGTTCGTGGTGATCGTGGTGACCGTGACGCTCTACGGGCTCACCGCCGTGCCGGTCGCGAAACGGTTGGGCGTCGTGCGTCCGTCGCGCTCCCGGCCGCTGCTCGTGGGCGGTGATCCCTGGGTGGTCGATCTGGGACTGGCCCTGCGGTCGGCCGGGCTGGAGGTCGTCATGTGGGCGGGGCACGATGCGCAGCGGGACCGGATCAGGGCCGCCGGGCTCGAACTCGCCCCCGGGGAGCTGTTCGCCGCGGCCACCGGCTCGGGCGCCGAGCTGGAGGGCCTCACCGGCGTCCTGCTCCTCACCGACGAGAGCGACTTCAACGCCCTGGCCTCCATGAACCTCCAGGGCAGTGTGGAGGGCCCGGTGTACCGCCTGGGGCCGGCGACCGACACCCAGGGCGTCGTCGCCCCGTACACCGGCGGCCAGGTGCTCTTCGATTCCGCGCTGACCGGAGCCGAGCTGTCCCGCCGCTACGACCAGGGCGCCCGCCTCGTCACGCGCCGCCTCCACGGGCCCGTCCCGGCCGGACATCATCTGCTGTTCCTGGTGCGTGCGGACGGCACGCTGCTGCCCGTCACCCGGACCGGCGGTCCGCAGCCGCGCCCCGGGGACACGGCCGTACTCCTGGGCGGCTGA
- a CDS encoding gluconokinase, translating into MIVVVLGVAGAGKSSVGRALAEGLGVPFLEGDGLHPAANIAKMAAGRSLDDADRAPWLRTLTDRMRQSSRSGGRLVVSCSALKRAYRDELRGAAPGVWCVYLAVDRDTARDRVSRRTGHFMPPRLVDSQFEILEPLEPDEPGATVDATGDPGATLARARRAVADFVGGPAR; encoded by the coding sequence GTGATCGTGGTGGTGCTCGGCGTGGCGGGCGCCGGGAAGAGCAGCGTCGGCAGGGCCCTGGCCGAGGGACTCGGAGTGCCGTTCCTGGAGGGCGACGGCCTTCACCCCGCCGCCAACATCGCCAAGATGGCCGCCGGCCGCTCCCTGGACGACGCGGACCGCGCCCCGTGGCTGCGTACGCTCACGGACCGGATGCGGCAGTCCTCCCGGTCGGGCGGCCGACTGGTCGTCTCCTGCTCGGCCCTCAAGCGCGCGTACCGCGACGAACTGCGCGGGGCCGCCCCGGGCGTCTGGTGCGTGTACCTGGCGGTGGACCGCGACACCGCCCGGGACCGGGTCTCCCGGCGGACGGGCCACTTCATGCCGCCGCGCCTGGTCGACTCTCAGTTCGAGATCCTGGAACCGCTGGAACCGGACGAGCCCGGCGCGACGGTCGACGCCACCGGCGACCCCGGGGCCACCCTGGCCCGGGCACGCCGCGCCGTCGCGGATTTCGTCGGCGGGCCGGCCCGCTGA
- a CDS encoding cytochrome d ubiquinol oxidase subunit II, producing MIQDVMAWVLLAAVAAYACAGGTDYGAGFWDLFAGGAERGKRPRWLIDHAMEPVWETNNVWLIFVLVIMWTGFPVLFQTIFTAMWLPLALAAVGLVLRGAGFALRKPMTRLARRRIYGAAFAVSSLLVPFFLGAVVGGLATGRVAPGTKASADAWANGTSVLAGLLTVAATAFLGAVFLTADARRFDAPDLVHYFRLRAWCSLGVIAVLAVVGLAVTHHDAHYVHEGLTSGIGLALVLVAAVSAVATAGLLYRTATGWARITAVGSVALVVVAWGLAQRPYLIPTSLTVDQAAGASTTLRWLLLVTAIAMVLVGPPLVLLYRLDTSGALQPLAENDLRRTAANRDPGTDR from the coding sequence ATGATCCAGGACGTCATGGCCTGGGTGCTGCTGGCCGCGGTGGCCGCCTATGCGTGCGCCGGCGGGACGGATTACGGAGCCGGGTTCTGGGATCTGTTCGCGGGCGGCGCCGAACGGGGCAAGCGGCCCCGGTGGCTGATCGACCACGCCATGGAGCCCGTCTGGGAGACGAACAACGTCTGGCTCATCTTCGTCCTGGTGATCATGTGGACGGGCTTCCCGGTCCTGTTCCAGACGATCTTCACGGCCATGTGGCTCCCTCTGGCGCTCGCGGCCGTCGGGCTCGTCCTGCGCGGTGCGGGCTTCGCCCTGCGCAAGCCCATGACCCGCCTCGCGCGCCGCAGGATCTACGGCGCCGCCTTCGCCGTGTCCTCGCTCCTGGTGCCCTTCTTCCTCGGAGCGGTGGTCGGAGGCCTGGCCACGGGCCGGGTCGCACCGGGGACGAAGGCGTCCGCCGACGCATGGGCCAACGGGACCTCCGTGCTCGCCGGACTGCTCACCGTCGCCGCGACCGCCTTCCTGGGCGCGGTGTTCCTCACCGCCGACGCCCGCCGCTTCGACGCCCCCGACCTCGTCCACTACTTCCGGCTGCGGGCCTGGTGCAGCCTCGGAGTCATCGCCGTCCTGGCCGTCGTCGGCCTCGCCGTCACCCACCACGACGCGCACTACGTCCACGAGGGCCTCACCAGCGGCATCGGCCTGGCCCTCGTCCTGGTGGCCGCCGTCAGCGCCGTGGCCACCGCCGGACTCCTGTACCGCACGGCCACGGGCTGGGCGAGGATCACGGCGGTCGGCAGCGTCGCCCTCGTCGTGGTCGCCTGGGGGCTGGCCCAGCGGCCGTACCTCATCCCGACCTCGCTGACCGTGGACCAGGCGGCCGGAGCCTCGACGACACTGCGCTGGCTGCTCCTGGTCACGGCCATCGCGATGGTGCTCGTCGGACCGCCGCTGGTCCTGCTCTACCGGCTGGACACCAGCGGCGCCCTGCAGCCCCTCGCCGAGAACGACCTCCGCAGGACGGCCGCGAACCGGGATCCCGGCACGGACCGGTGA